CCGCCCCCATCAACCTAGAGTACCAGCGTGCGGATCGGGTTCTGCCGTTCCCCTTCCACTTTCTCAACAACAACCACGCCATGAATGTCCGGCCTAAGAACTATTCCTGGACCGAATTTTATGACCACCTGATTAACCTGGCAGAGCACTCCTTTTCCTGGCGCTCGATCTTCAATCGTTTCCGGGCGACCACTTCCCGAATACCGAGGTGGATGAATTTGGTAAGGGCGATATCATCGGAGGGATTTGGGCGACTGAATTTTTATCAGAAGGTGCGTGGCCTACTCGACCAAGACCGGGCATTCCGAGACTTTTTCGAGGGGGAAACGACCAAGGTGCCGCAATTTTATTTGGATATAATCAAAAAAGACCTTGGTTCACTCTGGGAATGGCTGCCGGAGGGAGCGATATACCATGACCCAAACGCCTATCTGAAGGCGGAACTGGAGAGGGAAAAAAGTAGAGTTAGGGCTTGAGAGACTTAGCCCATTTTCTCTAATTCCCTTATTGATGGATATTGATAAAGGGGGGAGGATTTTGGTTGTAGATTTGCCCATTATATCTTGTTATACTTCAAAGGCTTTCGTTTATCCAATTCTGTACTTGAATTTTGAGGTCAAATACTATGCTTTGAGCAGATGATCCTGTAGTGGAAAATGTCCCCACGACTGAACGAGTCCTGGTACAAACTATCTTAGAATCAAGCTGCCAGCGGTTCTCTCCCAATAGTTTTATGCTTCCAATTAGAGAGTAATCGAACCGGCCTCGTCGGGCTGCTTGGCAGGCACTGGTCTTGATTATGCTCTCCAACTCGAATTGTTCATGTTTATATTTTGGGATAAACCGAGATAACAAAGTCAACGATATAATCTTTGTAATCCTCAGTGCTTAGTTTTGCCCTGATAATAAGACGCATCAACATCGATTTGAGTACAACGGCCGGCCATTAGAGTTCTTCTGCTAATTTTTTGGTGAGTTCGGCAGCCGGAGTCTCTTTGCACCCAGTGGTGTTCTGGCCAGCCCAGAGTGGGGAGAAATCGCCGGAGCCCCGGCTTTCCGCCTTGGCGCGTAAAGGAGCGATGGCGGAAGCGGCTAGAGGAAAAGGGGGTACAATTGAGCTGATTGGCCCAAGCTCTCTCATTATACGGTTCACGATTCCCCGCGCCGGTCGTCCGCTGAAAAGGTTTGTGAGTGCCGTGTGCAGAGCGGCCTCACTCTTTAGTGAAGCCCGGTGTACTACGCTTGTGGTGGCTTCCGGGCAGAGTAGATAAGCTGTACCAATCTGCACGCCGGCTGAGCCAAGCATCATAGCAGCCGCAACACCTCTCGCATCGGCGATGCCGCCGGCGGCAATGACCGGGACCTTTACTTTCCGCACGATCTGTGACACCAGAGCAAACGTGCCAACCTGGGTAGTTAAGTCGTCTGACAAGAACATTCCGCGATGTCCGCCTGCTTCGAGGCCTTGTGCAATGATGGCATCGACACCGTTTGCTTCGAGCCAGAGGGCCTCTTCAACGGTGGTCGCCGAAGAGATAACCTTCGAGCCCAGGGCCTTAACTCGTGCCAGCAATTCTGCCGATGGTAAACCGAAATGAAAGCTCACCACAGCGGGCTTGAATTCATCCAGCACGTCGGCGGCTTCTGGGCTGAACGGCGCGCGTCCCGGCCCGACGGGAATGGTTTTCGGGTCGATGCCAAGCTCATTGTAATACGGCAAAAGTGCGGCTCTCCATGCTGCTTCGAGCTCGACGCTAGGCGTAGGTGGCTGGTGGCAAAAGAAATTGACGTTGAAGGGCTTGTCAGTTTGTGCCTTGATCGCTCTTAGTTCATCGCGCGTGACTTCAAGACTTAGCATAGCGCAGGGGAGTGAGCCCAGCCCGCCAGCATTGGACACAGCGACCGCCAGAGCGCTTCCTTGCACACCGGCCATAGGTGCCTGAATTATGGGTAGCTCTATTCCCAGGAGTTGTTGCAGGGTCATCCTTTGAACCCGAATCCGTCTCATGCTCCCGGCACGATCCTTTTAGTACTGCCTTACCATGAGTCTTACCATAGCATTCCTGCGCGTTAAGCAGTTGGCTAGGGTGTAGAAATGCAGTCTAACCCTTTACGGTACTGGAATCAAATGCGGGTCACTTCTAAGGCTAGGGGTAGTCTCGCACATGTACCAATCTGTCTGTCAGATAGTACATCACACGGAACAC
This genomic interval from Thermodesulfobacteriota bacterium contains the following:
- a CDS encoding nitronate monooxygenase; the protein is MTLQQLLGIELPIIQAPMAGVQGSALAVAVSNAGGLGSLPCAMLSLEVTRDELRAIKAQTDKPFNVNFFCHQPPTPSVELEAAWRAALLPYYNELGIDPKTIPVGPGRAPFSPEAADVLDEFKPAVVSFHFGLPSAELLARVKALGSKVISSATTVEEALWLEANGVDAIIAQGLEAGGHRGMFLSDDLTTQVGTFALVSQIVRKVKVPVIAAGGIADARGVAAAMMLGSAGVQIGTAYLLCPEATTSVVHRASLKSEAALHTALTNLFSGRPARGIVNRIMRELGPISSIVPPFPLAASAIAPLRAKAESRGSGDFSPLWAGQNTTGCKETPAAELTKKLAEEL